A genomic region of Fundulus heteroclitus isolate FHET01 chromosome 24, MU-UCD_Fhet_4.1, whole genome shotgun sequence contains the following coding sequences:
- the LOC105921679 gene encoding oocyte zinc finger protein XlCOF6, whose amino-acid sequence MFSLDFKEETPEEQSPDMDQKEQELLRIKEESERNWGFQEEVQPDLKETEDTRFLVTVKVENEEDEEKPLLFHFHQLQTEVRDFPTCTSADHFKINMKEGDSGTAKYNRHLDRNTRSTSNYSKTEDIEVDGVNHLKSQFKCLSDSETEDSENYLKKSMVPESDGNTVKSVCGEKIASQSHVTCRPQLMTLVCSVNEKCFQEKKNVNSLQKVLEGSKNFNNEKNLKTNVTTDTGEKYFGCDACGKSFSFRSHLEIHMRSHTGEKPFGCDACGARFSVKSHLKTHMRNHTGKKPFGCYACGKRFSFKSHLKIHTRIHTGEKPFGCNACGKRFSIKSHLKIHTRIHTGEKPFGCDGCGKRFSSKSDLKKHTGVHLEEKPFGCDVCAKRFYVASHFKKHMRSHTGEKPFGCDSCGKKCTSKSNLNTHMRMHTGEKPFHCDTCGKRFLFESTAKGHMRVHTGEKPFGCDTCGKKFSFKSTVNNHMRVHSGEKPFGCDTCSKRFSSKSDLKRHMRNHTGEKRFHCEACGERFTFKSKLKEHMRIHKGQKCFSCDTCGKSYTSKSKLNMHMIFHKEEKHFSCDTCGKIFSRKSYLKIHMRIHTGQKPFVCDNCGKRCTSKSNLNAHVRIHTDKKPFGCDACGKRFSFKSYLKSHMRMHSGEKPFDCDACGKTFSFKSHLIKHVRYHTGEKPFGCDECGKCFSSKSNLKTHMRVHTGEKPFGCDACVKRFSTKSDLKNHMTVHTGEKHDCDACGKRFSTKSNLKRHVRIHSVDKLFS is encoded by the coding sequence TTCTGGTAACTGTTAAGGTGGAGAatgaagaagatgaagagaaaCCTCTATTATTTCACTTTCATCAGCTGCAAACAGAAGTCAGAGATTTTCCAACCTGCACTTCAGCAgatcactttaaaataaatatgaaagaggGAGACTCGGGAACAGCAAAATACAACAGGCACCTAGATCGAAATACTAGAAGTACTTCTAACTATTCAAAGACTGAAGACATTGAAGTTGATGGTGTCAACCATCTTAAATCTCAGTTTAAATGCTTATCTGACTCTGAAACTGAAGACAGTGAAAATTATTTGAAGAAAAGCATGGTTCCCGAGTCAGATGGAAACACTGTCAAATCtgtgtgtggggaaaaaattgCCAGTCAGAGTCACGTGACATGTCGTCCACAATTAATGACTTTAGTATGTTCCGTTAATGAGAAATGTTTtcaagagaagaaaaatgtaaattcactgcaaaaagtcCTTGAAGGTAGTAAAAATTTTAACAATGAAAAGAATCTGAAGACAAACGTGACAACCGACACAGGGGAGAAATATTTTGGTTGTGATGCTTGTGGAAAATCTTTTTCCTTCAGGTCACATTTGGAAATACACATGAGAAGCCACACgggagagaaaccttttggttgtgatgcTTGTGGTGCAAGATTTTCTGTCaagtcacatttaaaaacacacatgagaaACCACACCGGAAAGAAACCTTTTGGTTGTTATgcttgtggaaaaagattttctttcaaGTCACATCTAAAAAtacacacgagaatccacacaggagagaaaccttttggttgtaatgcttgtggaaaaagattttctaTCAAGTCACATTTAAAGAtacacacgagaatccacacaggagagaaaccttttggttgtgatggttgtggaaaaagattttcctCCAAGTCGGATTTAAAGAAACACACAGGAGTCCACTTGGAagagaaaccttttggttgtgatgtATGTGCTAAAAGGTTTTATGTGGCGTcgcattttaaaaaacacatgagaagccacacaggagagaaaccttttggcTGTGATTCTTGTGGAAAGAAATGTACTTCAAAGTCAAACTTAAACACACATATGAGAATGCACACGGGAGAGAAACCCTTTCATTGTGATACCTGTGGGAAAAGATTTCTTTTCGAGTCAACGGCAAAAGGTCACATGAGggtccacacaggagagaaaccttttggttgtgatACCTGTGGAAAAAAGTTTTCCTTCAAGTCAACTGTAAACAATCACATGAGAGTCCACTCAGGAGAGAAACCATTTGGTTGTGATACATGTAGTAAGAGATTTTCCTCAAAGTcagatttaaaaagacacatgaGAAACCATACAGGAGAAAAACGCTTTCATTGTGAGGCTTGTGGAGAGAGATTTACCTTCAAATCAAAATTAAAggaacacatgagaatccacaaaGGACAGAAATGTTTTAGTTGCGATACTTGCGGAAAAAGTTACACCTCAAAATCAAAGCTGAACATGCATATGATATtccacaaagaagaaaaacactttaGTTGTGATACTTGTGGTAAAATATTTTCCAGAAAGTCATATTTAAAgatacacatgagaatccacacaggacagaaaccTTTTGTTTGTGATAACTGTGGGAAAAGATGTACCTCAAAGTCTAACTTAAATGCACATGTGAGAATCCACACGGACAAGAAACCCTTTGGTTGTGATGCATGTGGTAAAAGATTTTCCTTCAAGTCATATTTAAAATCACACATGAGAATGCACtcaggagagaaaccttttgaTTGTGATGCTTGTGGAAAAACTTTTTCCTTCAAGTCACATTTAATTAAACATGTGAGGTACCACACtggagagaaaccttttggctgtgatgaatgtggtaaatgtttttcctcaaagtcaaatttaaaaacTCACATGAGGGTCCACACTGGAGAGAAACCGTTTGGTTGTGATGCATGTGTTAAAAGATTTTCCACAAAGTCAGATTTAAAAAATCACATGACAGtacatacaggagagaaacatGATTGTGATGCATGTGGTAAAAGATTTtccacaaagtcaaatttaaaaagacatgtgAGAATCCATTCAGTAGACAAGCTGTTTAGTTGA